The Electrophorus electricus isolate fEleEle1 chromosome 19, fEleEle1.pri, whole genome shotgun sequence genome has a segment encoding these proteins:
- the sepsecs gene encoding O-phosphoseryl-tRNA(Sec) selenium transferase isoform X2, translating to MDSNNFLGNCGVGEREGRVASNLVARRHYRLIHGIGRSGDIAAVQPKAAGSSLLNKLTNSVMLDVLKFTGVRSVSSCFVVPMATGMSLTLCFLTLRHQRPRARYILWPRIDQKSCFKSMVTAGFEPVVIENVLEGDELRTDLETVEKKIEELGAENILCVHSTTSCFAPRVPDRLEELAVMCAKHKIPHIVNNAYGVQSSKCMHLIQQGARVGRIDAFVQSLDKNFMVPVGGAVIAGFDEGFIKEISKMYPGRASASPSLDVLITLLTLGARGYKKLLSERKELYGHLAQELKTLAERHGERLLHTPHNPISLAMSLGTLQAHCETAVPQLGSMLFTRQVSGARAVPLDMEQVVSGHTFRGFMSHSDSYPCPYLNAASAIGITKEDVELTIRRLDKCLKTIKKESNAEKNESPDDQTVPRQYPE from the exons acTGATCCATGGCATCGGTCGCTCTGGTGACATTGCTGCTGTTCAGCCAAAGGCGGCTGGTTCCAGTCTCCTTAACAAGCTCACCAATTCAGTCATGCTGGATGTTCTTAAATTCAcag GTGTTAGAAGTGTGTCTTCATGCtttgtggttcccatggcaactgGAATGAGCTTGACATTGTGTTTCCTCACGCTCAGACACCAGAGGCCCAGGGCACGCTATATACTTTGGCCACGCATTGACCAGAAGTCTTGCTTCAAATCCATGGTCACCGCTG GGTTTGAGCCAGTGGTGATTGAGAACGTGCTGGAAGGAGATGAGCTGAGGACAGATCTGGAGACAGTGGAGAAGAAGATTGAGGAACTTGGAGCCGAGAACATCCTGTGTGTCCATTCCACCACTTCCTGTTTTGCTCCTCGTGTCCCTGACAG ATTGGAGGAACTCGCTGTTATGTGTGCCAAACATAAAATTCCTCACATAGTCAACAACGCCTACGGAGTGCAGTCCTCAAAGTGTATGCACCTTATACAACAG GGTGCACGAGTGGGGAGAATTGATGCTTTCGTGCAAAGCTTGGACAAAAACTTCATGGTCCCAGTTGGAGGGGCCGTCATTGCTGGTTTTGACGAAGGCTTCATTAAGGAGATCAGTAAAATGTACCCGG GCCGTGCCTCGGCCTCCCCGTCTCTGGACGTCCTCATCACCTTGCTCACCCTGGGGGCGCGGGGCTACAAGAAACTCCTGAGCGAGAGAAAG GAGCTGTACGGCCACCTGGCTCAGGAGCTCAAGACGCTGGCTGAGAGGCACGGAGAGAGACTGCTGCACACGCCTCACAATCCCATATCACTGG CTATGTCCCTGGGGACGCTGCAGGCCCACTGTGAGACAGCAGTTCCCCAGCTGGGCTCCATGCTCTTCACCAGACAGGTGTCTGGAGCCAG GGCCGTGCCACTGGATATGGAACAGGTTGTGAGTGGGCACACGTTCCGAGGCTTCATGTCCCATTCAGACAGCTACCCATGCCCATACCTTAACGCTGCCTCTGCCATTGGCATCACCAAAGAGGATGTGGAACTCACAATCAGACGGCTGGACAAGTGCCTCAAGACCATTAAGAAAGAGTCAAATGCGGAGAAGAATGAGAGTCCAGATGACCAAACAGTGCCCAGACAGTATCCTGAATGA
- the lgi2a gene encoding leucine-rich repeat LGI family member 2a, producing MSIVKLGVIISALLLCLVSPGHTVKKVFKCPSSCSCSKESIICVGSSYVPRITPNDVNSLSIVNGTFSEIKEAMFAHMPSLQLLLLNSNALTTIRDDAFSGLPHLEYLFIENNKIESTSKYSFRGLRDLTHLSLANNNIKALPRDLFTDLDSLIELDLRGNVFECDCRAKWLMMWLKQTNATVSDVLCAGPEEMMAKRLNDMASLHDECISTDFIPLHSVAIESLSVDTFSHKNDVYVTIAAPNIESCMVLQWDHIEMNFRSYDNITGQSIVDCKSVIIQNQVFVIVAQLFGGSHIYKFDEDQSKFTKFQDIEVSKISKPNDIEAFQIGEDWFFIIADSSKAGLSTLYKWNDKGFYSYQSLHEWFRDTDVEFVNLDGKAHLILASRSQVPVIYQWSKSVQKFALQGEIPNMEDVVAVKAFWIKEELYLAMTRYIGDSKVLRWGAKHFTEVQALPSRGSMILQPFSFKDRDYLALGSDYTFSQVYLWDAEKKTFDRFKEVYIQAPRSFTVVSTDRRDFIFASSFKGSTQIFEHVIIDLSL from the exons ATGTCTATCGTCAAACTCGGTGTTATAATATCGGCCCTGTTGTTGTGCTTGGTCTCACCGGGACACACAGTGAAAAAGGTATTTAAATGTCCTTCATCATGCAGCTGTTCCAAGGAGTCTATTATTTGCGTTGGGTCTTCGTACGTCCCACGGATCACCCCGAACGATGTAAATTCACT GAGCATTGTGAACGGAACCTTTTCCGAGATCAAGGAGGCTATGTTCGCACACATGCCGTCTCTACAGTTACT ATTACTTAATTCAAATGCCCTTACTACAATCAGGGATGATGCATTCTCTGGTCTTCCTCACCTGGAATATTT ATTTATTGAAAACAATAAGATTGAAAGCACGTCAAAGTATTCATTTAGAGGACTGCGAGACCTGACCCATCT GTCTTTGGCGAATAACAACATCAAAGCCTTGCCAAGAGATCTCTTCACTGATCTGGATTCATTAATAGAATT AGACTTGAGGGGCAATGTGTTTGAGTGCGACTGTCGTGCTAAGTGGCTAATGATGTGGCTGAAGCAGACCAATGCCACTGTGTCGGATGTCCTCTGTGCTGGCCCTGAGGAGATGATGGCTAAAAGGCTGAATGACATGGCGAGCCTCCACGATGAGTGTATCTCTACAg ATTTCATTCCACTCCACTCTGTGGCCATCGAGTCTCTGTCTGTGGATACGTTTTCCCACAAGAACGATGTGTATGTGACCATCGCCGCTCCTAACATAGAAAGTTGCATGGTACTCCAGTGGGACCACATCGAGATGAACTTCAGGAGTTACGACAACATTACAG GCCAGTCCATCGTTGACTGCAAGTCAGTGATCATCCAGAACCAGGTATTTGTGATTGTTGCTCAGCTTTTTGGAGGTTCTCATATCTATAAGTTTGATGAAGACCAAAGCAAATTCACCAAGTTTCAGGACATTGAAGTATCCAAGATCTCCAAGCCCAATGACATTGAAGCCTTTCAGATCGGTGAGGACTGGTTTTTCATTATAGCTGACAGCTCTAAGGCTGGTCTTTCAACCCTCTACAAGTGGAATGACAAGGGCTTCTATTCCTACCAATCCTTGCATGAGTGGTTCCGTGATACTGATGTAGAGTTTGTGAACCTGGATGGCAAGGCTCACCTCATTCTGGCCAGTCGTTCTCAAGTTCCTGTCATTTACCAGTGGAGCAAGAGTGTGCAGAAGTTTGCCTTGCAAGGGGAAATCCCTAATATGGAAGATGTTGTAGCTGTCAAAGCTTTCTGGATTAAGGAGGAGCTTTACCTGGCCATGACACGATACATTGGTGACTCCAAGGTCCTTCGCTGGGGTGCGAAGCATTTCACAGAGGTTCAGGCCCTTCCTTCAAGAGGCTCCATGATTCTTCAGCCATTCTCCTTCAAAGATCGAGACTACCTCGCTTTAGGCAGTGACTACACTTTCTCACAGGTCTACCTGTGGGATGCGGAGAAGAAGACCTTTGACCGCTTTAAGGAGGTGTACATTCAGGCCCCGCGCTCTTTTACTGTGGTCTCCACAGACCGCAGGGACTTCATCTTCGCATCCAGCTTCAAGGGCAGCACGCAGATATTTGAGCATGTCATTATTGATCTGAGCCTGTGA
- the LOC118240118 gene encoding 2-5A-dependent ribonuclease-like isoform X2, translated as MLLQGEGSNRFWNSSQIYSSLNTRTTRSSTFSFQHADSAVSARLPEERVEYLKKLGNMEEVQNCRQAEEELLKALEEMTVGKTFSDWRAKFPSELVQKMEGRKPYPENILGLLRFIRNMHEHYSEDAEKINLMTSFPDLFGNVLKFAKKRGWNTKPSLRKMFNSPPVI; from the exons ATGTTGTTACAGGGCGAAGGCTCTAACCGTTTCTGGAACAGCTCTCAGATTTATTCGTCCCTCAACACTCGTACCACGCGAAGCTCTACCTTCAGTTTCCAGCACGCCGATTCTGCAGTTTCCGCTCGGCTACCGGAAGA GAGAGTGGAGTACTTAAAAAAACTGGGGAATATGGAAGAGGTGCAGAACTGCCGgcaggctgaagaggagctccTTAAAGCACTAGAGGAAATGACAGTGGGGAAAACCTTCTCAGACTGGAGAGCAAAA TTCCCCTCTGAGCTTGTACAAAAAATGGAAGGGAGAAAGCCCTACCCGGAGAACATACTTGGGCTGCTGCGATTCATACGGAATATGCACGAGCACTA TTCTGAGGATGCAGAGAAAATAAACCTCATGACCTCATTCCCTGACCTTTTTGGAAATGTTCTCAAGTTTGCCAAAAAAAGAGGATGGAACACCAAACCCAGCCtgagaaaaatgtttaactCACCACCAGTGATCTGA
- the LOC118240118 gene encoding probable serine/threonine-protein kinase irlA isoform X1 — MAFQINVALPVALPVQFPIPKKTDPLIQCIIDNDLKKLKKCIRGININGLYPSAQWSDHVTLLTAAAACGQEKVCSFLLGQGADPNVPSTKALTPLHYATFVPGVPLSVVRTLLAAKANPDGHVLHLISPLQLAASKDKEDVVKELIEAGANIESNYGVNPDFDKKVANIIRRLPLGNEAFEKCRIFFYLTSTVGQKSQPEVFDLFREHFFEEHPLNHLTLLEVFFNVVGPSSEQYHQSSVKWLKDSKNIDIYIEGFIKRFPIIPNDSCIRALTTLHAVICMMKETSPHIFNEIVPILMKCLLSVGNPQAYEIILSILCVTLEKSSKHKAGNDALNLSVLEKLCNDLMPLTQTNDSLNVNILTYRLFADLSEFVPNHINTLGLHSVPDRVLDAVEIRTDDVTKEKLQKLNTSLRCPQRLSATDSLYEEMDNMQLKNRKKKKKKKQKKVKGAQQQATSKDVGAETEKHADSAGAMTSFEESNSGVQPFTENSPIKRKWHQISQRWRSKLEKLANIDESEVYRLKNLTLCVNPEFQIAKGSDGTEVYLGLRDDGTEVAVKRMLKSNYQDLKNEEEFLRLPKLDNPCIVRYVDFAEDENFGYLVLQLCEYTLEEYIQSQLPENSFQQPAVLKKIVKEVLCSLEVLHSQDTKVLHRDIKPQNVLIDIIGKARLADFGISRRLNVGQTTLRTSPAGTKCWKAKETIEEDSNSGYKRSSDIQVAGMLVYYILSRGHHPFGKGVFCESNIFRGIYSLEHLDDEVEKDLVEWMISDDPSKRPRVEEALVHPFFWTDDKRVEYLKKLGNMEEVQNCRQAEEELLKALEEMTVGKTFSDWRAKFPSELVQKMEGRKPYPENILGLLRFIRNMHEHYSEDAEKINLMTSFPDLFGNVLKFAKKRGWNTKPSLRKMFNSPPVI; from the exons ATGGCATTCCAAATAAATGTTGCACTTCCAGTTGCACTTCCAGTTCAATTTCCAATTCCGAAGAAAACAGATCCCTTAATACAATGCATCATTGACAACGATCTGAAGAAGTTGAAGAAATGTATCAGAGGGATTAATATTAATGGACTCTACCCTTCTGCACAGTGGAGTGACCATGTTACTCTgctgacagctgcagctgcatgTGGGCAAGAGAAGGTTTGCAGTTTTCTACTGGGTCAGGGAGCTGACCCTAATGTACCCTCAACAAAAGCACTGACCCCTCTGCACTATGCCACATTTGTTCCAGGAGTGCCACTGAGTGTTGTGAGAACATTACTTGCAGCAAAGGCCAACCCAGATGGTCATGTTCTACACCTTATTTCACCATTGCAACTTGCAGCCAGTAAGGACAAGGAAGATGTGGTCAAAGAACTTATAGAAGCTGGTGCTAATATAGAAAGTAATTATGGAGTAAACCCAGATTTTGACAAGAAAGTAGCGAATATTATTCGTCGGTTACCTTTAGGGAATGAAGCTTTTGAgaaatgcagaatatttttttatttgacttcTACGGTTGGCCAGAAATCCCAGCCAGAGGTTTTCGACCTCTTTAGGGAACATTTTTTTGAGGAACATCCATTGAATCATTTAACACTATTGGAggtattttttaatgttgtgggCCCAAGTTCAGAACAATATCATCAAAGCAGCGTCAAGTGGTTGAAGGACTCCAAGAACATAGACATCTACATTGAGGGATTCATCAAACGCTTTCCCATAATTCCTAATGACAGTTGTATACGTGCACTGACCACTTTACATGCTGTCATTTGCATGATGAAAGAAACATCTCCTCATATTTTTAATGAGATTGTACCCATTCTGATGAAATGTCTCTTGTCTGTGGGCAACCCTCAGGCATACGAGATAATACTAAGCATTCTCTGCGTTACACTGGAGAAGTCCTCAAagcacaaagcaggcaatgatGCTCTTAACTTGTCTGTGCTGGAGAAGTTATGCAATGATCTTATGCCTCTCACCCAAACAAATGATTCACTGAACGTTAATATTCTTACTTACCGGCTGTTTGCTGACCTTTCTGAGTTTGTACCGAATCATATTAATACATTAGGATTACACTCAGTGCCTGACAGGGTGCTTGATGCTGTGGAGATCAGAACAGATGATGTTACTAAAGAGAAACTGCAAAAACTGAATACAAGTCTCAGATGTCCACAAAGATTGAGTGCCACAGATAGTTTGTATGAAGAAATGGATAATATGCAGTTaaagaacaggaaaaagaagaaaaagaagaaacagaagaaggtTAAAGGGGCCCAACAACAGGCAACATCAAAAGATGTTGGAGCAGAAACTGAAAAGCATGCTGATTCAGCTGGTGCCATGACTTCATTTGAGGAATCTAATTCTGGTGTGCAGCCATTCACAGAGAACTCACCAATAAAGAGAAAATGGCATCAAATCAGCCAACGCTGGAGGAGCAAGCTGGAGAAACTTGCTAATATAGATGAAAGTGAGGTTTATAGATTGAAGAATCTTACACTTTGTGTAAACCCTGAATTCCAGATAGCTAAAGGAAGTGATGGAACAGAGGTGTATCTTGGCCTGAGGGATGATGGCACAGAGGTAGCAGTCAAACGAATGCTTAAGTCCAATTATCAAGACCTCAAAAATGAGGAGGAATTTTTACGGCTTCCCAAGCTTGACAATCCTTGTATTGTTAGATATGTGGACTTTGCAGAGGATGAGAATTTTGGATATCTTGTCCTTCAACTTTGTGAATACACACTGGAGGAATATATCCAAAGCCAATTACCAGAAAATAGCTTTCAACAGCCGGCTGTCCTGAAGAAAATTGTAAAGGAAGTGCTATGTAGCCTTGAAGTTCTTCATAGTCAAGATACCAAAGTGCTCCATCGGGACATCAAACCCCAGAATGTTTTGATAG ATATAATTGGAAAGGCAAGATTAGCTGATTTTGGCATAAGTCGAAGGCTGAATGTGGGTCAAACAACTTTGCGCACTAGTCCTGCTGGAACAAAGTGCTGGAAAGCCAAAGAGACTATTGAAGAGGACAGTAATAGTGGCTACAAGAGGAGTTCTGATATCCAG GTTGCAGGAATGTTAGTGTATTACATCCTCTCTCGTGGACACCATCCTTTTGGTAaaggtgtgttttgtgagaGTAACATTTTTCGTGGGATATATTCCCTGGAACACCTGGACGATGAGGTGGAAAAGGATCTGGTGGAGTGGATGATCAGTGACGATCCAAGCAAGAGGCCTAGAGTTGAGGAGGCCCTTGTCCACCCCTTCTTTTGGACAGATGACAA GAGAGTGGAGTACTTAAAAAAACTGGGGAATATGGAAGAGGTGCAGAACTGCCGgcaggctgaagaggagctccTTAAAGCACTAGAGGAAATGACAGTGGGGAAAACCTTCTCAGACTGGAGAGCAAAA TTCCCCTCTGAGCTTGTACAAAAAATGGAAGGGAGAAAGCCCTACCCGGAGAACATACTTGGGCTGCTGCGATTCATACGGAATATGCACGAGCACTA TTCTGAGGATGCAGAGAAAATAAACCTCATGACCTCATTCCCTGACCTTTTTGGAAATGTTCTCAAGTTTGCCAAAAAAAGAGGATGGAACACCAAACCCAGCCtgagaaaaatgtttaactCACCACCAGTGATCTGA
- the LOC118240094 gene encoding serine/threonine-protein kinase/endoribonuclease IRE1-like: MLVYYILSRGHHPFGKGVFCESNIFHGIYSLEHLDDVVEKDLVEWMISDDPSKRPRVEEALVHPFFWTDDKRVEYLKKLGNMEEVQNCRQAEEELLKALEEMTVGKTFSDWGAKFPSELVQKMEGRKPYPENILGLLRFIRNMHEHYSEDAEKINLMTLFPDLFGNVLKFAKKRGWNTKPSLRKMFNSPPVI, from the exons ATGTTAGTGTATTACATCCTCTCTCGTGGACACCATCCTTTTGGTAaaggtgtgttttgtgagaGTAACATTTTTCATGGGATATATTCCCTGGAACACCTGGACGATGTGGTGGAAAAGGATCTGGTGGAGTGGATGATCAGTGACGATCCAAGCAAGAGGCCTAGAGTTGAGGAGGCCCTTGTCCACCCCTTCTTTTGGACAGATGACAA GAGAGTGGAGTACTTAAAAAAACTGGGGAATATGGAAGAGGTGCAGAACTGCCGccaggctgaagaggagctccTTAAAGCACTAGAGGAAATGACAGTGGGGAAAACCTTCTCAGACTGGGGAGCAAAA TTCCCCTCTGAGCTTGTACAAAAAATGGAAGGGAGAAAGCCCTACCCGGAGAACATACTTGGGCTGCTGCGATTCATACGGAATATGCACGAGCACTA TTCTGAGGATGCAGAGAAAATAAACCTCATGACCTTATTCCCTGACCTTTTTGGAAATGTTCTCAAGTTTGCCAAAAAAAGAGGATGGAACACCAAACCCAGCCtgagaaaaatgtttaactCACCACCAGTGATCTGA